The following are encoded together in the Brassica napus cultivar Da-Ae chromosome A9, Da-Ae, whole genome shotgun sequence genome:
- the LOC106419874 gene encoding delta-9 desaturase-like 1 protein, which translates to MGDATKEDVSGSSRKVVGKKRRAYFFRKWTKIDVMRASSVGTVHFLCLLAPFYFKWEALLFGVILAFLTSLCITFSYHRNLAHRSFKLPKWLEYSFAYFALFALQGHPIDWVSTHRFHHQFTDSDRDPHSPMEGFWFSHVFWIFDTNYIREKCGGRDNVMDLKQQWFYRFLRNTVGLHIMTFWTLVYLWGGLPYLTCGIGAGGAIGYNGTWLINSACHIWGSRAWNTKDTSRNIWWLGPFTMGESWHNNHHAFEASARHGLEWYQVDLTWYLISLFQALGLATDVKLPSEAQKRKLAFPR; encoded by the exons ATGGGTGACGCAACCAAGGAGGATGTCTCTGGCTCTAGCCGAAAAGTTGTGGGAAAGAAAAGAAGAGCGTATTTCTTTAGGAAATGGACAAAAATCGATGTAATGAGAGCCTCCTCTGTTGGGACCGTGCATTTCTTGTGTCTCTTGGCTCCTTTTTACTTCAAATGGGAAGCTCTCCTATTCGGTGTTATTCTCGCTTTTCTGACTTCCCTCTGCATTACGTTCTCGTACCATAGAAACTTGGCTCATCGGAGCTTTAAGCTACCTAAATGGCTTGAATATTCATTTGCTTATTTTGCCCTTTTCGCGCTTCAG GGTCATCCAATAGATTGGGTGAGCACACATAGGTTCCATCATCAGTTCACAGATTCGGACCGTGACCCACATAGCCCTATGGAAGGATTCTGGTTCAGTCATGTCTTCTGGATATTCGACACCAATTACATCAGAGAAAAG TGTGGAGGACGTGACAACGTGATGGACTTGAAGCAGCAATGGTTCTATAGGTTTCTACGAAACACCGTTGGTCTCCACATCATGACGTTTTGGACCCTCGTCTACTTGTGGGGTGGTCTACCTTACCTAACTTGCGGAATT GGTGCTGGAGGAGCGATCGGTTACAACGGGACATGGCTCATCAACTCAGCTTGCCATATCTGGGGCTCACGAGCATGGAACACCAAGGACACATCTCGTAACATTTG GTGGCTGGGACCATTCACGATGGGAGAAAGCTGGCACAACAACCACCATGCCTTTGAAGCCTCAGCTAGGCATGGACTTGAATGGTATCAGGTAGACTTGACTTGGTACCTCATTTCATTATTCCAGGCTCTCGGTTTAGCCACTGACGTCAAATTGCCATCAGAAGCTCAGAAACGCAAGTTGGCTTTCCCTCGTTAA
- the LOC106420060 gene encoding delta-9 desaturase-like 1 protein → MDDTTKEDGSGSSRKPVRKEKRSYIFRKWTWIDVMKASSVGTVHLLCILAPFNFKWEALLFGVILAMMSALSITFSYHRNLAHRSFKLPKWLEYSFAYSALFALQGHPIDWAPDKSGPALHRFHHQFTDSDRDPHSPIEGFWFSHVFWIFDSSYIREKGVGGTITYHGTGIVNSACHIWGSRAWNTKDTSRNIWWLGPFTMGESWHNNHHAFETSARYGLEWYQVDLSWYLISFFQALGLATDVKLPSEAQKRKLAFAR, encoded by the exons ATGGATGATACCACCAAAGAAGATGGCTCTGGCTCTAGCCGAAAACCTGTGCGTAAGGAAAAAAGATCATATATCTTTAGGAAATGGACATGGATCGATGTAATGAAAGCCTCCTCTGTTGGGACAGTGCATTTGTTGTGTATCTTGGCTCCTTTTAACTTCAAATGGGAAGCTCTCCTATTCGGTGTTATTCTCGCTATGATGTCTGCCCTCAGCATTACGTTCTCGTACCATAGAAACTTGGCTCATCGGAGCTTTAAGCTACCTAAATGGCTTGAATATTCATTTGCTTATTCTGCCCTTTTCGCGCTTCAg GGTCATCCAATAGATTGG GCACCGGACAAGTCCGGACCGGCACTGCATAGGTTCCATCACCAGTTCACAGATTCGGACCGTGACCCACATAGCCCCATTGAAGGTTTCTGGTTCAGCCATGTCTTCTGGATATTTGACAGCAGTTATATCAGAGAAAAG GGTGTTGGAGGAACAATCACTTATCATGGGACTGGGATCGTAAACTCGGCTTGCCATATTTGGGGCTCACGAGCCTGGAACACCAAGGACACATCTCGTAACATTTG GTGGCTGGGACCATTCACAATGGGAGAAAGCTGGCACAACAACCACCATGCCTTTGAAACCTCGGCTAGGTATGGACTGGAATGGTATCAGGTAGACTTAAGTTGGTACCTCATTTCGTTCTTCCAGGCTCTCGGTTTAGCCACTGACGTCAAATTGCCATCAGAAGCTCAGAAACGGAAGCTGGCTTTCGCTCGTTaa
- the LOC106419876 gene encoding delta-9 acyl-lipid desaturase 1-like yields MSMSSEEENHRKNVEDKAEMGRRKRAIWERKWRRLDIVKAFASFFVHFLCLLAPFNFTWPALRVALVVYTVGGLGITVSYHRNLAHRSFKVPKWLEYLFAYCGLLAIQGDPIDWVSTHRYHHQFTDSDRDPHSPREGFWFSHLLWLFDTGYLVEKCGRRTNVEDLKRQWYYKFLQRTVMYHILAFGFLLYYCGGLSFLTWGMGIGVAMEHHVTCCINSLCHIWGSRTWKTNDTSRNVWWLSVFSFGESWHNNHHAFESSARQGLEWWQIDISWYIVRFLEIIGLATDVKLPSESQRRRMALVR; encoded by the exons ATGTCAATGTCATCGGAGGAGGAAAATCACCGGAAAAACGTAGAGGACAAGGCTGAGATGGGGAGGAGAAAGAGGGCAATTTGGGAAAGAAAGTGGAGGAGACTGGACATTGTGAAAGCTTTTGCTTCTTTCTTTGTGCATTTCCTCTGCCTCTTAGCTCCTTTCAATTTCACTTGGCCAGCTTTACGGGTTGCACTCGTTGTCTATACGGTGGGTGGGCTCGGTATTACCGTCTCTTACCACCGTAACTTGGCTCACCGGAGCTTCAAAGTCCCTAAATGGCTCGAGTATTTGTTTGCTTATTGTGGCCTCCTTGCCATTCAG GGAGATCCGATTGATTGGGTGAGCACACATCGATACCATCACCAGTTCACAGACTCGGATAGGGACCCACATAGTCCAAGGGAAGGGTTCTGGTTCAGCCATCTCCTATGGCTATTTGATACTGGTTATCTTGTAGAGAAG TGTGGGAGAAGGACAAATGTGGAAGACTTAAAGAGGCAGTGGTATTATAAATTTCTTCAAAGAACGGTCATGTACCACATTTTAGCATTTGGTTTCCTCCTCTATTACTGTGGTGGTTTATCTTTTCTTACTTGGGGAATG GGTATTGGGGTAGCAATGGAGCATCATGTAACTTGCTGCATCAACTCTCTTTGCCATATTTGGGGAAGCCGAACCTGGAAGACAAATGACACTTCTCGTAACGTTTG GTGGCTGTCTGTATTCTCATTTGGAGAGAGCTGGCACAACAATCACCACGCGTTCGAGTCATCCGCGAGACAAGGCTTGGAATGGTGGCAAATCGACATATCTTGGTACATCGTCCGCTTCCTCGAGATTATCGGTTTGGCTACTGACGTTAAGCTCCCTTCAGAGAGTCAACGACGGCGTATGGCTTTGGTTCGTTGA
- the LOC125578647 gene encoding putative nuclease HARBI1 codes for MASSSSQNTFDDAFDDTFDDTFDELFDQHFDQAFEDFTIQANQEERRKKRKKRVYIERHREEGHNRLWNDYFSQTPTYPPNLFRRRFRMNKPLFMHIVDRLSNEVQYFRETKDGLGRNSLSPLQKCTAAIRVLAYGSAADTVDEYLRLGETTTRLCVENFVEGIIYLFGEEYLRKPTPADLQRLLDIGEYRGFPGMIGSIDCMHWEWKNCPTAWKGQYARGSGKPTIVLEAVASYDLWIWHAFFGPPGTLNDINVLDRSPVFDDIINGQAPKVTFSVNEHQYNMAYYLTDGIYPKWSTFIQSIRIPQGPQAVLFAQHQEAARKDVERAFGVLQARFGIIKNPARSWDKTKIGKIMRACIILHNMIVENERDGYTQFDVRGFQQGEDQGSSHVDLTYSTDIPSNIANMMGVRTRIRDTQKHQQLKDDLVEHIWRRFGGGENNN; via the coding sequence atggcttcctcttcttctcaaaACACTTTTGATGATGCTTTTGATGATACATTTGATGATACATTTGATGAGCTTTTTgatcaacattttgatcaaGCATTTGAGGATTTTACCATTCAAGCTAATCAAGAAgaacgaagaaaaaaaagaaaaaaacgagttTATATTGAAAGACATCGTGAAGAAGGGCATAATCGTTTATGGAACGATTATTTCAGTCAAACTCCAACGTATCCTCCTAATTTATTCCGACGacgttttagaatgaacaagccattatTCATGCACATTGTGGATCGACTCTCCAACGAAGTTCAATATTTTCGGGAAACAAAAGATGGTCTCGGAAGGAATAGTCTCTctccacttcaaaagtgtaccgccgccattcgtgtcttggcataTGGTTCTGCAGCTGATACcgtcgacgaatacctccggctcGGTGAAACAACAACTCGGTTATGTGTAGAAAATTTCGTGGAaggaataatatatttgttcGGCGAAGAATACCTAAGAAAACCAACACcagctgatcttcaacgtctacttgataTTGGAGAGTATCGTGgctttcccgggatgataggaagcatcgattgtatgcattgggagtggaagaattgtcccaccgcttggaaagggcaatatgCTCGTGGTTCAGGTAAaccaacaatcgttttagaggcggttgcttcatatgatctctggatatggcatgcgttttttggacctccaggtacgttaaatgatatcaatgttcttgatcgttcaccagtttttgatgacataataaatggtCAAGCTCCGAAAGTCACTTTCTCTGTCAACGAACATCAGTATAatatggcttactatctcaccgatggtatttatccgaaatggtcaacttttatccaatctattcgtATACCACAAGGGCCGcaagcagttttatttgctcagCATCAAGAAGCTGCCCGAAAAGATGTAGAgcgggcttttggagtcttgcaagctcgttTTGGCATTATTAAAAATCCTGCGAGGAGTTGGGATAAAACcaaaattgggaagattatgagagcatgtatcatactccataatatgatcgTAGAAAACGAAAGAGATGGTTACACACAATTTGATGTTCGAGggttccaacaaggagaagaccaaggaagttcacatgttgatctcacgtattctacagatatccctTCAAATATCGcaaatatgatgggtgttcgaacaagAATTCGTGATACACAAAagcatcaacaactgaaagatgatttggttgaacacaTATGGCGTAGATTTGGAGGTGGTGAAAACAACAACTGA
- the LOC125578250 gene encoding glutathione S-transferase T3-like, which translates to MDSDPYRQSTNYVDLLTSQHGVFGSSSQVPVFGTERAEASSVPQDTTAERKERRMWTPVEDMVLISSWLNTSKDPVVGNEQRSGAFWNRIATYFAASPKIAATEQRESTHCKQRWHKINDQVNKFCGSFEAATREKTSGQNENDVLNRAHEIFFTNHRKKFILEHAWKELRNDQKWCATATSKNEGNTKRRKLDEGSQSDNSHAPQTATEEERPPGVKAAKGKNKKNAKGEETLSQFQTMWEIKQKDLVSKDRITKMRLLDRLLAKQEPLDEVENDLRKKLMYELLSN; encoded by the coding sequence ATGGATTCTGATCCATACCGGCAGAGTACTAACTATGTTGATCTCCTTACGAGTCAACATGGTGTCTTTGGTTCTTCATCGCAAGTCCCTGTCTTTGGGACTGAAAGAGCTGAAGCTTCAAGCGTCCCTCAAGATACTACCGCAGAGCGTAAGGAACGCAGGATGTGGACGCCTGTAGAAGATATGGTGCTCATCAGCTCCTGGCTTAACACAAGCAAGGATCCAGTTGTGGGAAATGAGCAACGTTCTGGGGCATTCTGGAATAGGATCGCCACTTACTTTGCGGCAAGTCCCAAGATTGCAGCCACTGAACAGCGAGAATCAACTCATTGCAAGCAGCGTTGgcacaagatcaatgatcaagTCAACAAGTTCTGTGGGTCTTTTGAAGCAGCAACCAGAGAGAAGACAAGTGggcaaaatgagaatgatgttcTCAACAGAGCTCATGAAATCTTCTTCACCAACCACCGAAAAAAATTTATTCTTGAGCACGCTTGGAAGGAGCTCCGGAATGATCAAAAATGGTGTGCCACTGCTACATCTAAAAACGAAGGAAACACTAAAAGGAGGAAGTTAGATGAGGGTTCACAGTCTGACAATTCACACGCACCTCAAACAGCGACTGAGGAGGAGCGTCCCCCGGGTGTTAAGGCAGCAAAAgggaagaacaagaagaatgCCAAGGGGGAGGAAACGCTGTCACAGTTTCAGACTATGTgggaaattaaacaaaaagatttgGTCTCCAAGGACAGGATAACAAAAATGCGGTTACTTGACCGCTTACTTGCAAAGCAAGAACCCTTAGATGAGGTCGAAAATGATCTAAGGAAAAAGCTCATGTATGAGTTGTTGTCTAACTAG
- the LOC106420185 gene encoding B-box zinc finger protein 24: MKIQCDVCENAPATVICCADEAALCPKCDVEIHAANKLASKHQRLHLDSLITKFPRCDICQEKAAFIFCVEDRALLCKDCDESIHVANSRSANHQRLLATGIKVALSSSSCTKETEKDQSKEIPAKTLSQKQPSSSATTPLPWAVDDFLHFSEPEFTDKKGELDLGEFEWFSDMGFFGDQTLPAAEVPELSVSHMGQVHSYRPMKSNVSYKKPRLEIRGGDDDDEEHFIVPDLG; this comes from the exons ATGAAGATACAGTGTGATGTGTGTGAGAATGCTCCGGCGACGGTTATATGTTGTGCCGACGAAGCAGCTCTTTGCCCTAAATGCGACGTCGAGATTCACGCTGCTAACAAACTCGCTAGCAAGCACCAACGCCTCCATCTCGATTCTCTCATCACCAAGTTCCCTCGTTGCGATATCTGCCAA GAGAAGGCAGCTTTTATTTTCTGTGTTGAGGATAGAGCTCTGCTTTGTAAGGACTGTGATGAATCCATCCATGTTGCTAATTCTAGATCTGCGAATCACCAGAGGCTTTTAGCTACTGGGATCAAAGTGGCTCTTAGCTCAAGTAGTTGCACCAAAGAAACGGAGAAGGATCAGTCTAAGGAGATTCCAGCTAAAACCCTAAGCCAGAAGCAGCCTTCTTCTTCTGCTACTACTCCTCTTCCGTGGGCTGTTGATGATTTCCTTCACTTCTCTGAGCCTGAGTTCACCGATAAG AAAGGAGAGCTTGATCTTGGGGAGTTTGAGTGGTTTTCAGACATGGGGTTCTTCGGTGATCAGACTCTTCCTGCAGCTGAAGTTCCCGAGCTTTCTGTTTCGCATATGGGTCAGGTTCATTCATACAGACCGATGAAGTCAAACGTATCATACAAGAAGCCTAGGTTGGAGATCAgaggtggtgatgatgatgatgaagagcaCTTCATTGTCCCTGATCTAGGTTAA
- the BNAA09G50100D gene encoding uncharacterized protein BNAA09G50100D, producing the protein MGREKKSPGLKILWVWTIGTAAILVASVVRTRMHDMETMMNQEQAPPKQNQNVNAGHSVLTDETVLPESDREIAKELK; encoded by the exons ATgggaagagaaaagaagagtCCTGGATTGAAGATCCTCTGGGTTTGGACTATTGGCACTGCTGCTA tattGGTGGCGAGTGTTGTCCGGACAAGAATGCATGACATGGAGACGATGATGAACCAGGAACAAGCACCACCGAAACAAAACCAGAACGTAAATGCTGGCCACTCTGTCTTAACGGATGAAACTGTTTTGCCTGAGTCGGATCGAGAGATTGCCAAAGAACTCAAATGA
- the LOC106420131 gene encoding calmodulin-like protein 7 — MDPTELKRVFQMFDKNGDGSVTNKELSETLRSLGIHISDKELTQMMEKIDVNGDGCVDIDEFGELYKTIMDEEDEEEEDMKEAFNVFDQNGDGFITVDELKAVLSSLGLKQGKTLDDCKKMIKQVDVDGDGRVNYKEFRQMMKGGGFSALG; from the coding sequence ATGGATCCAACTGAGCTCAAACGCGTGTTCCAAATGTTTGACAAGAACGGTGACGGTTCAGTCACGAACAAAGAGCTGAGCGAGACGCTACGAAGCCTAGGGATTCACATCTCCGACAAGGAGTTGACTCAAATGATGGAGAAGATCGACGTGAATGGTGATGGGTGTGTAGACATAGACGAGTTCGGGGAGCTTTACAAGACGATAATGGacgaggaagacgaagaagaagaggacatGAAGGAAGCTTTCAATGTGTTTGATCAGAACGGAGATGGGTTTATAACGGTGGATGAACTGAAGGCGGTTTTGTCATCCTTGGGGCTCAAGCAAGGTAAGACATTGGATGATTGTAAGAAAATGATTAAGCAAGTGGATGTTGATGGTGATGGTAGGGTTAATTACAAGGAGTTTAGACAAATGATGAAAGGTGGTGGTTTTAGCGCTTTGGGTTAA